The genomic stretch agcctgaacgcatcactaCGGAGCCTGAACGCCTCACTCACTGTTTACTACAGAGAGGAATTAATTTATATGTGTGACGGAAAATCCggaaaagaaacattatatTACCGATCTACCCTAAAGCTAAAGAGGTGCACTTCAAAAGTATGAGTGAACTTCACCCTCATAACGACAGACAGTATTCATTTTGCAATACAGATGCAGAGACAGATCATTTGTTCTTAATCATACTAGCAaagtgttttaaaggtcccatattatttttatatatttttttattataaagcaggcttaagtcctatataaatactgtgaaagtatagaAACATttaatccacagggaaatacacacagcttgtattcagaaactctgcatttgaaacaagctgtcaggatttctgtccatttgtgatgtcacaaatatacaatatttagaccctttacacagtttttaACGTACacattctaaatatgtcccagtttattcctggttgcagtgtatgtgaatgtcatcacctgacaggaagtacacatggacccaagctgttgcctagcaacaaaattctgttgcaattccgttaaaatgtgctaaaacggagcgtttaagacagagggtaaatacaggcatattcaggctgatagtatgaggaaaataaagttttttttgaacattaaagcatgtaaacatgttctagtagaagcacaaaatacaagtatgaacctgaaaatgagcacgatatgggacctttaaatactaCAGTTAACATCAACTAGAAATGTCAAagtttgacttgtttttttataacaGGGAATTTGCATTTCTCATAtacaatttaattattttacaaaggTTTTCATTTATAAATTGAGTGCACAAAAATTAAATGCATGCTTCTTCAAAAACTCTCAAAGATATATGAGTGGTAAGAGCTCCAACATTACTCTCTTTGACTTTTTCAGTATTTGTATGTTCCTATCCATCTGCTCAGTCGTCTTTCTGTGTGTTGCAAACGTGGTTTCAACCAAGAGTACAAAAAACTTTACTACACTTACAACACAGAAAACTATCTGCTGCAAGTGCAGTGTTTTGATAAGACAACAAAATGGAGTTCAATGAAAACCACTCTAACGTTAAGTGATTTCATAGCAATACGATATGAACTAGCCATGATAAGTgccctaaaaataaatacaatcttATGGAGATTGTGTGAGGTCTGTTTTAATGTAAAGACAGCATTGCAGAAGGTTGAGTTGAGTAGTGTTATTTGTGGTTTGTAAAAACCCAGAAAACACAGCCACTTAGtgattcatttttgtatttaaaaataaaattaaataaaggggaataaaataataatacatgcaTATTTGTCCAgtctagtagtagtagagtgCTGAGTAAGGACACCATCAGATCACACAGATTCTGTTCGCCTTGGCCTCCTTCTTCTAGAGTAGATGTCATTTCCTGTATTCTGGTGCCTTTTAACAGGTGGTTCGATACTTTTATCTGGCTGTActagcatgaaaaaaaagatatgggTACATTTTGTAATTTCATCCAGAGGAAGAGGTTGGCCCTAGATcacatatttgaaaatattaaaaagctaaaaaaaaaacagaaatggatTCAATGAGTAATTCAGAGCCATCTCATTGTTTATTTAAACTCGGGGATCTTTTTATGATTGAATGCAACTGAAATTTCTGTTAcagtaaattaataaagtggAGAGGACAACTGTAGTCAAAGTGCCCCTATGTAACACTACTATTTTCTATAGAATCTTAGGATAAGTGAATATtaacaataacataaataagaaattgcagaaaatgtaaaatgaagaaaataataaaatataagacTGAGCCTTGGCTCTGCTGCCTGTTGGACTTggacttgtatttttttatatagctATTTTccagtcttctgaccactcaaagctctttacactaaatgtcagcattcacccattcacacacacattcatacactgatggcagaggctgccaggCAAGGTGCCaattttgcccatcaggatcgaATCGaaatgctcattcacacaccgatggctatgcctttgCGAGCAATTTGTATCTTGCTCTTGACATTTTTGCCAAATTTGAataaattccctccaggcgtgcCTGAGATAAtgcgttcacaagaatgagCCGGGCGTACGTacagacggacaacccgaaaacataatgcctccggccacggctgtcaccGGCGTAGAGGcataaaaacacagagaaaagtACGGTAAGAAAATTGTAAAATTGTTACAACATAAACAGCATTATTCTTTCACGTTGCAGTTCACTATGATCATCCTGTTGGTTATGGGTCTTCTGacccacctttttttttttaagttatctACTGAAGTCATTAGTATCAGTAAAGAAAAAATGATGACAGTTTTGGTTACAACTTCTCAAGAATTATATTTTGCTTTCTGGAAATTAAATATTCatcagcacaaaaaaaaaatattgatgtaCACACTGCCACAACATGCTATTTCATCTGTTATGAGTCTACAAATCATCGCTGCAGTCATAATTTGTTACATTCATCTTAACGAAGAATGCATTTCAACTGCTAACACACACAACTTGCTATGTAGATACTTTTCCACGTTGAACTTGATTATAATTCTTCTTTGTTTCAGCCCATTCTTTCACAAGTGCAAACTGTGCTTATGTTAAATGCCAGTTTAAAAGTTTAGCAGTTGAGAAGTCAAGTGATCCTTTAATCTGCAGTGTGCAGAAGCTTTTCCATTAAATTCAGGGCTCGGCCTTTTTAAAGGCCTTTGCAACATTTAAGGTCAGAAATTTTCAGTAAAATATGTCAGCTGGTATGTCACGTCCTGTGTGTCTATAATAATGTAAGTTATGTCTGCATCTCCTTTCATCTGTAGTGGGCTGACAGAGCACCCAGTCACACTGCCTTCTAGTCTAATAATCTTCACCATGACCATCATTTACATATTCCACTTGTTTAACCCTCATCCCACCATACATATTTAACATACTAACGACTGGGATCCTTGGGGACCCTAAGAACAAACTACAATAAGACACAACCAGCATAGcaaaatgttaatttatttattctcagAACCTTATGTAATTAATATCAGAAGATAAGATTTTAGGAAAttttatttgcatattgtgtaaaatgaaaatagacaGAGCACATCAGGAAATCTGTAGCCgtctccttcaaaatgactgacGGTGTTCCCCTACCACCCCGATAGTGTGTAACTAtcttttaacacattttttagaATATAATTCCCTTAAGTATAAGACTgggtataaatgtatgtatacatctgTATGTGGACATGTAcatttatgtgtatatatatatatatatatatgtttttatcaacttgtcctaccattttactacttttataATTATTGATATGCTTTCAGCTGCTACCATATTTTGTACTTCATTTATCTGCtgttattgtcttgtgaagcactttaacatctgttttgagaagtgctatatacatatattataataCTTTAAATTGGCACTCATGGCaacttttaataattttaacTGCACAGGCTAGTGGGTTGCTTACCCCAATACATTGGgctttttaaaaagcactaatttaaacagaaaacctTATGAAGTAAttaggaacaaattgattgacaatttgtgaaaaattaaaatgatcaaataaaGCACTGGTGAGATATGACAAGTGTACCTCCAGGGTCTGCAGGGATCCCAGTcagtaggatgagggttaatgtAGTTCTCATTAAACCTGGCCAATATTGTATTTTGTCATTTCACATGTAGGTGTCCAAGAATGACACCTTAACCAAAACACTAGTTACCCAAAATAACTCCCTTACAACCAGTGGTATTAACGGATTTTGCTTTGTACTATGCTGAATGCAGACATTCAACATAGTACAAAGCAAATGGTGTATTCAAAATATCAGATGTTCCACTGGCTTCATCACGATGCCTTCAGCTGCAATTGATTTTGAGATAGAGGAACATTACAGCCAACAGTGACCTTCAGTGaatcaacagaaaaacaaaaatcaagtgTGAAAACACCATTTTATTGTTGCCATAGCCAATGATTTAAGCCCAATCCGAAGTAGCGCCACCCCAGTCAGATGCCTGGGCAGTGGGGGCGGTGGACCAGTCCTCTGTGGCAGGCTGAGTGCTCCAGTCTTCTGCAGgggaaacaaatacattttaacattttatggtGAAATGAACACAAGTACATGTTCAGGtaattttttaattcattataaaATTAACCAAAAATACTTCTCACCTGTCTTCACAGCTGGAGCAGCTGTAACAAAGTAAACAAATAGTGTCAAATAAAGGACAAACATCAAGTGGCAGGTTTGATGAAGTTTGCTCAATCAAATAAACTGATCTTACCTGCAGGGAACTGTTGGATTGGCACAGATGGCACAGCGACACCCTCAGACCAGTCGGCCACCTCAGGTTGGGTGAACTCGGCGGCAGGTGCACTCCATTCACCCTGGAATTCCTCCTTTCCAACAGCCTTCTCAGCTGCAGCCTGTTCCTCCTTCTCAATCTGCATTATAAAATATGTGCATTAGTGTGTGCAGATCAATTAATGTAACTAGAATGTACAGCCACCTCAGGCCATTGGGCATTTCTCAAGGTGCACTGCATCCTTCTTACCTCCTCAGGATCCCTGTAGAAGTACAGATCAGGCATGACCTCCCATGGGTGCTCCCTGGAGATGGTTCCCCTCATCCTGAGAACCTCCCTGGCCAGCATCCACCACATCAGACCCACAGAGTGGTGACCCTAAAACACAGTCACAGATTGGCTATGGATAACCACAGTAAAACTGTATTATATCTTGTATTTTTTAacagtttggcattttgtggCAAGACCTTTACTCCCAGCCCCCCATGTGGTTTAGAGATGGGAGTTTAAAGGCCAAGCATTTTGATTTAGCACACGTCCTACACCCAGCACTGCACAGACAGGATAGCGCCGGGCTCTAACGGTGTGCAAGACGCAaggatttaaacaaaaaaaaacattgattctTTTATTCAGTTTGTCTCACCTTGTTGTTACAGGGGATGGCGATGTCCACGTATCCCAGCGGGGAGTCGGTGTTGCACAAGGCAATGGTGGGGATGTTGACGTAGGAAGCCTCAGTCAGTGGCTGATGGTCGGCACGAGGGTCCGTTACAATCAGGAGACGGGGCTCCCTGAAAGCTGCCTGGATCTGATTGGTGAATGTACCAGGGGTGAATCGGCCATGGAAGGTGGTGGCACCGGTGCAAGAGGCAAACTTCAGCACTGCTCTCTAAAAGTGGCCATAAAGAAAACAAGTTATACTCAAGATCTCAGTTAAATTCTGATAATTCTATTTGACAAATTGAACTGTGGCACAGGTCACTATCAAACTCCAGTCATGGGACAGTAGTCCTAATGGTGTTAGCGAAAACCCGGCCTGCTCACTATCGCACACGTCCGACACCTGAACACCGACATCGGTGCCCGGCTTTAATAGTGTGCATATCAGTTAATGTACAAATGTCCCACTGTAAATTGACAATCACTATGAGAGTGTTTCACTTTACCTGTCCAGTGTTCCTGGAGGAGATGACGCACACATCACCTGGGTTTTCAATGGCAACAATGGCCctggcagccagcagcagcttctCCCAGGTCTTCTTCAGGTTAATGATGTACACACCTGTTGATTGAGCAAGAACCCCAGTGTATGAAGAAAAAGTGTACCTTCACCGACATCTAACCTCAAGTTATACTCAAGATCTCAGTTAAATTCTGATGATTATTTCTATTTGACAAATTGAACTGTGGCACAGGTCACTATCAAACTCCAGTCATGGGACAACAGTCCTAATGGTGTTAGCGAAAACCCGGCCTGCTCACTCTCGCACACATCCGACACCGGAACACCGACATCAGTGCCCGGCTTTAAAAGTGTGCATATCATAGTTTATGTACAAATGCAGAGCCCTAACAAAAAAactcaacttttttttactgcttaatCCATCTttcaactagggatgcaccaataccagaTCAGATTTTTgtgcaatttattattttaataacaattcagtaaatttatatctatgaatttatttgttacattttgttttacaaagttaggaaagtgatgtttaagtcaagccagatgttgtcttacacaaaAGAGTGACCTCAGTCATTTCCACAGTGATGTATACAGCTTATTAAACACTGTTAACAGATTGGCCGACACCCAAAGCCCAGAtatatcagtgcatccctactttcaACATCATGTGACAGGCCATCATCCACTGCACTCACCGTCGCTTTTTCTCTTGTAGACGTACTGATCCATCTGGAAGTCCAAGTTGGTACCTCCCAGATGGGTTCCTGCAGCCAGGAACTTCAGcacatcctcctccttcatTTGAAGGACATCTAGACCTCCGGACATCGTGACCGCTTTCCCTGAGTTACGAGTTATAGGAGAGCTGGGGAGAAAGGGTGAAAAGCATTGGTCAGACAACAGGTTATGCGTTATAATAAGGGCTTAGATTGTGCAAACAGTTGAAGACgtatattcatttttttgtctgcAACTTCTGAAATCTAAGTAGTacgctttaaaattgtaaacactgagtcagtggtaccagaccgtagaaatatggaatatatcaaGTAACCTTAATCCATGACTATTCTAATTTAGGCTTTGCCTTTTAAGAAAATTATATTTCTTAATATGAGAAAAGccatctgccatggtggcaggtgacctgaacgttttacctgccacagccaacatttaccctgttatttggcaggtgcCAATTTCATTCCCTGCTTGTATTATATGGAGCATCACAAGCTATTTATACATCACGATTATTTACTTTATTGATATGAACACAACTTTTAGTTGATAAGGCTGCAGCGTTCTGCAGGACAGAATGCActttagactaagctactggagttaccctgcactatactcagttttaagtctcttctgcacaatattaatttttttaataatcctgtatcacagctgttaccctgcactatactcagttttaagttttcttcatctccttgtatttttatatccggtatatattttttgtactactaacatgttttgcactatggaactgtgatgctggaaacttaaATTTCCCTCAAGATCAATAAAGTCACTATCTCTCTATCTTCTGCTAACTCACTAACTAAAGCTGCCTTAAGAGTAAAACCAGCAAGTCTGTGACCACTTGGTCTTTTTCTTACATCTCTAAGGCGGATTAGTAATcgtataatataaactataaacttcGGTAAACTGTTTATATGCAGTCTAATAAGTATTTTAAGTCCCGAACAGTACGAGATGAACACGTGTCCATGACTAGCAGGTTAGCTGTAGCATTAGCATTATATATTTTAGGATAATTTAACTCGATAAAGATGCGCTAGCTATGTGTTGATCTGCTCTATTGCGTGCTTTATGAGCAGACTATctttgcttcttcttttttcccaTCATTTAAAGGTTTATCATCAAAATATGAGAGTTTAAAACTCACCACGAAACAACGCCGTATAGAAATCTGACCACACGGTGACAAAGAGGCCGCTAAGCGGAAATGACGTCGCTTAAATACCAAAATGTCCAGGCCTGTGATTGGTTGGTTATTGTGACGGGCGGatgtagttgtgtgtgtgttggccgtTAGGGGGCGGTGTTATAGACCAtgttagtgatgggaattcaggctctttttagtgagccggttcatttggctcagctcaccaagaagagctcAAGAGAGAGAGGCTCTTTCGGCttccaaacggctcttcattttaccacttctgccttttataattcaacCAAATGTAGCGCtattttgacctatgattagtatgtgtgtacatatatcacttaaattattcaatatgaTTACACTAAACCATATAATTTCCTGAATACCATAAtcttacatgctgcttcgtttctccaacaccccccctcctccctgcttgatggtatgatccttgtctgtcatcacctgattggtcgcacggacgtcattaacacaacattcagtcacagtcagtgcatggggtgcccgtggcgcggagaggATCAttctatcattctgccttgaattaattaaagaaaaacggctctcggatgTGTGCCGGCTCTTATtcttcacttaaaagagccggctcaaagaACCGGCTCGTTCTAGACTGACACATCGCTAGTACCATGTGCCGTGATGATGGAGCAGAGGTAACCACAGGTCAGATCACTGGTCGGATGGGTATCCCATATTAAGACAATGGAGATGGAAAGACCATATTAAGACAATGCTGAGACGCTGACTTCTCGGTGAAAGACTGACCTTGTGTGGCAACTGTGTTTGCTCGAGATAAAGAGTTCCAGGCAAGAGGGAACATAATATGTACACAATGTCACAACCAGTTGAGAAATAATTTCGGtaaaacatgtgttttgtgcAGAAAATTGTATTATAATTCTGAAAGGacactatagacaatcatggtAACAAGTtgataaaaacaattatttttatatatatatatttgtttttatatatatatatagtatatagtatatatatatacagtatatgtatgtgtatgtatgtatgtatatatatataatttatatatgtatgtatatatatgtatatgtatatatatatatggatatgtgtatatatatatggatatataattaatggatatatatatatgtatatgtatgtatatgtgtatatatatgtgtatatatatatatatatatatatatgtgtgtgtgtgtgacgtatacataaatgtgtataaatgtacacgtCCATAAACGGATGTATGGATACATATATTATACCCAGTCTTATACTTAAGGGAATGCTATCCTAAAGGGCAAAGGGAACATAATACGTACACAATGTCACAACGAGTTGAGAAATAATTTCGGTAAAACGTGTCTTGTTATGTGCAGAAAAGTGTATTATACTTCTGAAAGTACACTATAGACAATCAGGGTGGCAGACTAAACAGACACACAAGCAGATAGGTAGGTTAATTGGTAATGATGTGTTGATTCAAAACCGAGGTTTGGGTGAATGTCAAGGACATTTGAGGTGATGGATCCTACAAATAAGGCTAAAAAAGAGGGAGTGAGAGTGATGTGTCACACAGTGGAATAACATGTTTTGGGATTTTCTTTCTGGGAAAGATCTGGGTTGTCAACACATATAGAGTCATTTTGGTCACTCACCATAAAGTTCCTTAATAGCTGCTTTATTATCCTCACTTGGACAGCCAGCCTTTCAAACTATGGTCCATAATTCTATCACAAATTCACACATTGTGTCAAATCCCGTATGAAATTGACAGTGGAAAAACTAATTGGATGTGACACAGTAGTATACAGCTTGTTATCATATGAGAGATAAACAaaagattaaagaaaataaaaaaaagacaaagattaTTGATCCAAAACTTCCTGTTATTCATATAAAAGAGAGTTTTATGTATCTGATGAACTGCAAACACAATATTTGGAGGCAAATACCAAATTGAGAGGAATAAGTCTATAAAGTGTAGTATATTTCTCTAAGTAGCTGATCCTTAATGAATGATTAACTTAACTATTTCTGCAGATAGCTCACCCTTAATATCTTTATGTCAGCCTGACAATCACTCCTTGTCCTTATTTCCTATTTGATATCATGTCAGTACACGTGCTCTGCTGCTTATCACTGTCTCAGAGCACTGTGATAAGTCTAAGGCCTTCATGTTCTGGCAGTCCTCTGCAATGTGCTGAGCAATATACTTCTAATCTCTTGCTTGTAATAGTTTTATACCACACTTGAACCAGTCCAACGGACAGAGTCAGACACTTTTTATATCCTGTCCAATTAATGAGAAAAGTACATATCATGCAGTTCAGGAGAGAACTTATATTTTTAAAGGAAGTGATCATCCATTCTGGTATTGGTCCTTTTAATTTTGTAAAGGATTTAATTCAACCTCCACCACCGCTATCCGaccaataaataaagataaCCGAAAATATCAAAATGATGTATGCACAGCTTATTTCTGGTTCtgtat from Sebastes fasciatus isolate fSebFas1 chromosome 13, fSebFas1.pri, whole genome shotgun sequence encodes the following:
- the rpsa gene encoding small ribosomal subunit protein uS2 is translated as MSGGLDVLQMKEEDVLKFLAAGTHLGGTNLDFQMDQYVYKRKSDGVYIINLKKTWEKLLLAARAIVAIENPGDVCVISSRNTGQRAVLKFASCTGATTFHGRFTPGTFTNQIQAAFREPRLLIVTDPRADHQPLTEASYVNIPTIALCNTDSPLGYVDIAIPCNNKGHHSVGLMWWMLAREVLRMRGTISREHPWEVMPDLYFYRDPEEIEKEEQAAAEKAVGKEEFQGEWSAPAAEFTQPEVADWSEGVAVPSVPIQQFPAAAPAVKTEDWSTQPATEDWSTAPTAQASDWGGATSDWA